A DNA window from Dehalococcoidia bacterium contains the following coding sequences:
- a CDS encoding ABC transporter substrate-binding protein, whose amino-acid sequence MKTPVTSSVILLATITILLTTALGCDVTSNEQPSETPLRIGLLLNFTGSPEASADRQRAFELAIQHVNEGGGVLGMPVEGVTADATQDPAAAVEAARRLVEVEGVHAIVGPNASSASLPVSQNVSGTLGIPTISPSATSPQLTGVEDSDYFFRTALSDAAQGPVLARVTRERGFDSAGLIYQDDAYGQGLADSFEEAWDGTLQVVSVAVGQTGFLPELEQSASAGAQALVVIAFEDMALSIVREAIDTGTYDEFVFGDAAKRASLVREIGGEKLGDMYGTAGASSPANTATADWEAAFIAEYGELPVLAYVKETYDATVALALAAQAAGSLEGAAIRDHLRDIGAPPGRTVVGTPEGVADGLSLLAEGQEIDFDGAASTLDWDESGDLRRGYIGVWRFTSDGRIEELDTVFFEN is encoded by the coding sequence ATGAAAACACCAGTCACCTCATCCGTCATCCTGCTCGCCACCATAACGATCCTGCTCACCACAGCCCTGGGCTGTGACGTCACCTCGAACGAACAGCCCTCCGAGACGCCGCTGAGGATTGGCCTGCTGCTCAACTTCACTGGCTCCCCGGAGGCGTCGGCGGACAGACAGCGGGCTTTCGAACTGGCGATCCAGCACGTCAATGAGGGTGGAGGCGTACTTGGAATGCCGGTGGAAGGTGTCACCGCGGACGCCACTCAGGACCCGGCTGCTGCCGTGGAGGCGGCCCGGCGCCTTGTGGAGGTCGAGGGCGTTCACGCGATAGTCGGCCCCAACGCCAGCTCGGCGTCTTTGCCGGTCTCACAGAACGTGTCGGGGACGCTTGGCATTCCCACGATCAGCCCTTCAGCCACCTCTCCGCAGCTCACCGGTGTTGAGGACAGCGACTACTTCTTCCGCACGGCGCTCTCCGATGCTGCCCAGGGTCCGGTCCTCGCACGAGTGACCCGGGAGCGCGGCTTCGACAGCGCTGGCCTGATCTACCAGGACGACGCCTACGGCCAGGGACTTGCTGACTCCTTCGAGGAGGCCTGGGATGGGACGCTGCAGGTCGTCTCCGTCGCTGTGGGCCAGACCGGGTTTCTACCTGAGTTGGAGCAGAGTGCCAGTGCAGGCGCACAGGCGTTAGTTGTCATCGCATTCGAGGACATGGCCCTCTCCATCGTGCGCGAGGCCATCGACACAGGCACTTACGACGAGTTTGTCTTTGGCGACGCGGCCAAGAGGGCAAGCCTTGTCAGGGAGATCGGCGGCGAGAAGCTGGGGGACATGTACGGGACTGCCGGAGCTTCCTCGCCTGCCAACACCGCAACGGCTGACTGGGAAGCTGCCTTCATCGCTGAGTACGGCGAGCTGCCCGTCCTCGCATACGTCAAGGAGACCTACGACGCTACCGTGGCCCTCGCCCTTGCGGCCCAGGCTGCGGGCAGTCTCGAAGGAGCCGCGATCCGTGACCACCTGCGGGACATCGGCGCACCACCCGGCCGCACCGTCGTGGGCACTCCCGAAGGCGTTGCCGATGGGCTGTCCCTGCTCGCTGAAGGTCAGGAGATCGACTTCGATGGCGCTGCC